From a single Larus michahellis chromosome 18, bLarMic1.1, whole genome shotgun sequence genomic region:
- the GPR179 gene encoding putative G-protein coupled receptor 179 isoform X2, producing MTCAAWRPPSGSGGTATWGSRATCGGPHRSWSAGTAGSCPPGRSRSPPPSTGSSRTSAPSSRASCGWTSSCGMWPSTSAPAGRAGSRTRTAATSTAPRRGGERGGGGRRVPAGMPALPPGMRHLRGRRALPHPGGPGAAGGRPLLPGLLHAGRLPQHAGLLPLPTEQEDPGVGSRPAGDHPLRVPSPLLPRLHPLLQAEHLPLHRPALGPHAGLRHRLRHHHPQAVQRAPYVSSGQVLKMLGLILLLVLWFLAAWTVGMLENVEKNIPLVIRTQTARGLHFYICGHDRWDYMMVIAEMLFLLWGSFLCYATRAVPSAFHEPRYMGIALHNELMISAAFHVVRFIMVPSLHPDWTLLLFFAHTHGTITMTLALLFIPKFLHAGSPLREEIAAEVYEDELDMRRSGSCLNSSIASAWSEHSLDPDDIREELKKLYRQLEVHKTRRMAANNPHLPKKRSSRRSLGRSIVRRVTELPEAVTRRSSGERAGTPARRSSSAKLLPDAGGASLRTRDEGSRRRAAALRRSRSTEGPAREPPGGSPAPGSPSPGRKTMATTASEHSDSESLDAAPLVCKSASAHNLGGHGQPPPPRAAPLLKSLSVVAGSREEALLAASRAAREKCHAKQHPPAPSSEPPRGAGEPQSPSAADATPPAGSSPAEGWPQEDVSPPGDGKVQKRVTYAPIKSISVDSSHPPGRVRVAVRRTPPPPPIRYQSLVRRATPAGDSPEPAQPPTDPPARAAEPEGTQEGTQEGTQEGTQEGTQEGTAEAEPGRVFPPAGKGRLLTAASIPAQVCPWELIQDEILSQKQKATEAAKSGTPGDAAATPLSLKPPPQRTSLRGLGLAIKAFNRSKGKSTLKGKRESEGSLRKRGGSRRERPSLAETSAMSLGAIGRDPAAKSPEWSRQRPGSEPTARPWQGGTVPCQHNNNSGTAWGAAGWGDGREEAEGQWDSPAPGTGNSETLGEEPRAPQGDVDAGGGSGVREIPPSVGHREGAEHPHETPAVASSRTAQIRPQRGDEGPVAEPGKDAPAVEPGQDAPAAIVRLMAPTEGAAGLAEGLEVGSRPNRPQDHAEVQQPSPKPIAGSPRPSTAGVQRAAAERLGAEVCPQGALRVPAGKAALLRQEAVTPQEDGGVPPGRESPAKALGKGGSRPAPSRSGDTQRVPAKSQSAEVVPAAAGKARSTAAEVCPGETRADSRVKIEVCPWEESGSERWGPGRAPGKGGSEGDGGHPGEEPGTEKPPAKTPELPKAASERAGSAEGRTAEVCPWESGEGGRNVRAEICPWDAEGAAPEREGEEGERRRLGKWVRSIRPKSLGLLRAQESGSGPQAPGRPWGSTGSEGPPPKPAPRSSELPEVASRSQTSPRASVCPWEVAGADSGVDVCPWERGTALSDAGKLADGDVSQVKNGIPPQRAAPRGTRDAAPAADMGSDQRGSPSPGEGAEQPGIGLLAKHPALPKTSPKQAGTSNSRKANVCPWEEEDEPLPKTEICPWEEPAAPSGKERPRQDTRGTSKGENKPGLGELEDIKAKLAEAGGRRPERRDSRILAKFVRKSLDRSKAEFKKSQSTESIKEEVCPWESLGMEQPPKKPRARSPALPKSPSKKSQSVESLKAEVCPWESQELESTDKAEICPWEVAAPPPGKEKSRQDKDGPFAVSKGPSKSQVAHKEIGESTSGDKEKSRGDRESICPWESTDTEGTSTGYGTRSPEPLKGTTKKLESMGSTKAEVCPWESQELESTDKAEICPWEAAAPPGHQPKAKQGPAGVSKGEKRITRQAALASPVRCLEQGSSGQEAICPWESLGTEQPREKPRARSPALPKSPSKKSQSVESLKAEVCPWESQELESTDKAEICPWEAAAPPPGKKKSRQDKDGPFVVSKGPSKSQVAHKEIGESTSGDKEKSRGDRESVCPWESTDTEGTSTGYGTRSPEPLKGTTKKSESTGSTKAEVCPWESQELESTDKAEICPWEAAAPPPGKEKSRQHKDGWSMGSRSPSTGQGLHKEIGESTSGDKEKSRGDRESICPWESTDTEGTSTGYGKKSAELLKGTTKKSESTERTKAEVCPWESQELESTDKAEICPWEAAAPPPGKEKSRQDKDGPFAVSKGPSKSQVAHKEIGESTSGDKEKSRGDRESICPWESTDTEGTSTGYGKKSAELLKGTTKKSESTERTKAEVCPWESQELESTDKAEICPWEAAAPPPGKEKSRQDKDGPFAVSKGPSKSQVAHKEIGESTSGDKAKSRGDRESVCPWESTDTEGTSTGYRAKSPEPLKGTTKKLENTGSTKAEVCPWESQELESTDKAEICPWEAAAPPPGKEKSRQDKDGWSMGSRSPSTGQGLHKEIGESTSGDKEKSRGDRESVCPWESTDTEGTSTGYRAKSPEPLKGTTKKSESTGRTKAEVCPWESLGTEEPPEKPRARSPALPKSPSKKSQSVESLKAEVCPWESQELESTDKAEICPWEGLGTEEPTLKTAMGKEPSKKSESTESRKSDICPWEAAEPAGSEKETFKPGAHPRGADRASPPVTGTSQPAAGASAVSPTALLKQFKGRSIGTAEHKPLCRIQPGIQPPRTPRAERGVSSAPAGDSSPSLGSSIAEVCPWEAEEAPSASGETSTDTRKTSEVCPWEVESMDLPPDPPQAGQSRGEPPGQRPGCKPE from the exons ATGACCTGCGCAGCATGGAGACCCCCAAGTGGCAGCGGGGGGACAGCTACGTGGGGGAGCCGGGCCACGTGCGGTGGTCCCCACCGTTCCTGGAGTGCCGGGACGGCAGGTTCCTGCCCGCCTGGGCGGTCACGCTCTCCTCCGCCTTCTACGGGCTCAAGCCGGACCTCAGCCCCGAGTTCAA GGGCGTCGTGCGGGTGGACATCGAGCTGCGGGATGTGGCCATCGACCAGTGCGCCAGCGGGCCGGGCTGGTTCGCGGACACGCACCGCTGCGACCTCAACAGCACCCAG gcgcggcggggagcgcggcgggggcggacGGCGGGTCCCGGCTGGGATGCCAGCCCTGCCGCCGGGGATGCGCCACCTGCGAGGACGACGCGCCCTGCCTCATCCAGGAGGACCGGGCGCTGCGGGCGGCCGTCCTCTCCTGCCAGGCCTGCTGCATGCTGGCCGTCTTCCTCAGCATGCTGGTCTCCTACCACTTCCGACAGAGCAAG AGGATCCGGGTGTCGGGAGTCGTCCTGCTGGAGACCATCCTCTTCGGGTCCCTTCTCCTCTACTTCCCC GTCTTCATCCTCTACTTCAAGCCGAGCATCTTCCGCTGCATCGTCCTGCGCTGGGTCCGCATGCTGGGCTTCGCCATCGTCTACGGCACCATCACCCTCAAGCTGTACAG CGGGCGCCGTACGTCTCGAGTGGGCAGGTGCTGAAGATGCTGGGGCTCATCCTGCTCCTGGTGCTGTGGTTCCTGGCGGCCTGGACCGTCGGGATGCTGGAGAACGTCGAGAAGAACATCCCGCTGGTGATCCGCACCCAGACCGCCCGCGGGCTCCACTTCTACATCTGCGGCCACGACCGCTGGGACTACATGATGGTGATCG CCGAAATGCTGttcctgctgtggggcagcttcCTGTGCTACGCCACGCGCGCCGTGCCCTCCGCCTTCCATGAGCCCCGCTACATGGGCATCGCGCTCCACAACGAGCTCATGATCTCGGCCGCCTTCCACGTCGTCAG GTTCATCATGGTCCCCTCGCTGCACCCCGACTGGACCCTGCTGCTCTTCTTCGCTCACACCCACGGCACCATCACCATGACCCTGGCGCTGCTCTTCATCCCCAAG TTCCTGCACGCCGGCTCGCCGCTGCGGGAGGAGATCGCGGCCGAGGTCTACGAGGACGAGCTGGACATGCGGCGCTCGGGCTCCTGCCTGAACAGCAGCATCGCGTCCGCCTGGAGCGAGCACAGTCTCGACCCCGATGACATTCGG GAGGAGCTGAAGAAGCTTTACCGGCAGCTGGAGGTGCACAAGACGCGGAGGATGGCAGCCAAcaacccccacctccccaagaAACGCAGCTCCCGCCGCAGCCTGGGCCGCTCCATCGTGCGCCGTGTCACCGAGCTGCCCGAGGCGGTGACACGCCGCagcagcggggagcgggcgggcacCCCGGCACGCCGCAGCTCCTCGGCCAAGCTGCTCCCCGACGCCggcggcgccagcctgcggaCGCGGGATGAGGGTTCCCGGCGCCGCGCCGCAGCCCTGCGCAGGTCCCGCAGCACCGAGGGTCCCGCGCGGGAGCCCCCGGGAGGCTCGCCCGCCCCCGGGTCCCCCTCACCGGGGAGGAAGACAATGGCCACCACGGCCTCGGAGCACTCCGACAGCGAGTCCCTCGACGCCGCCCCGCTCGTGTGCAAGTCGGCCAGTGCCCACAACCTGGGGGGCCAcgggcagccccccccgccccgcgcagccccctTGCTGAAGTCGCTCAGCGTGGTGGCCGGGTCTCGGGAGGAGGCCCTGCTCGCCGCCAGCCGAGCTGCACGGGAGAAGTGTCACGCCAAGCagcaccccccggccccatcctcgGAGCCCCCCAGAGGAGCCGGGGAGCCCCAAAGCCCCAGTGCGGCTGATGCCACCCCGCCAGCCGGCTCCAGCCCCGCCGAGGGGTGGCCCCAGGAGGACGTGTCCCCCCCAGGCGATGGCAAGGTGCAGAAACGCGTCACCTACGCCCCCATCAAGAGCATCAgtgtcgacagctcccaccccccgGGACGGGTGCGGGTGGCAGTGAGGAGgaccccaccgccgccccccatCCGGTACCAGAGCCTGGTGCGGCGTGCCACCCCGGCCGGGGACAGCCCAGAGCCAGCACAGCCTCCTACGGACCCCCCGGCACGGGCAGCAGAGCcagaggggacacaggaggggacacaggaggggacacaggaggggacacaggaggggacacaggaggggacaGCCGAGGCAGAGCCGGGGCGCGTGTTCCCCCCGGCGGGGAAGGGCAGGCTGCTGACTGCTGCCTCCATCCCGGCGCAGGTCTGTCCCTGGGAGTTGATCCAGGACGAGATCCTGAGCCAGAAGCAGAAAGCCACCGAAGCAGCAAAGTCGGGGACCCCTGGTGACGCAGCAGCCACCCCCCTCAGCCTCAAGCCGCCCCCCCAGAGGACCTCCCTCCGGGGCCTGGGACTCGCCATCAAAGCTTTCAACCGCTCCAAGGGGAAAAGCACCCTGAAGGGGAAGCGAGAGAGCGAGGGGAGCCTCAGGAAgagggggggcagcaggagggagaggccCAGCCTGGCAGAGACATCAGCCATGTCCCTCGGGGCCATCGGCCGAGACCCCGCCGCCAAAAGCCCTGAATGGAGCAGGCAGAGACCGGGCAGCGAGCCCACcgcccgcccatggcagggggggacAGTCCCCTGCCAGCACAACAACAACTCCGGCACCGCCTGGGGAGCCGCGGGCTGGGGGGAcggcagggaagaggcagaaggacagtgggacagcccagccccggggacaggcAACTCTGAGACACTGGGAGAGGagcccagggctccccagggGGACGTGGACGCTGGTGGCGGGTCTGGGGTGCGTGAGATCCCACCCAGTGTTGGCCACCGAGAAGGAGCTGAACATCCCCATGAAACCCCAGCggtggccagcagcaggacagcacagATACGTCCCCAGCGAGGGGACGAGGGTCCTGTGGCAGAGCCAGGGAAGGATGCTCCTGCCGTGGAGCCGGGGCAGGATGCTCCTGCGGCCATCGTGAGGCTGATGGCACCGACggaaggggcggcggggctggctgAAGGACTCGAGGTGGGCAGCAGACCCAACCGACCCCAGGACCACGCGGAGGTGCAGCAGCCAAGTCCAAAACCCATCGCAGGCAGCCCCCGCCCGTCCACCGCCGGCGTGCAGAGAGCGGCTGCCGAGAGGCTGGGGGCTGAGGTttgtccccagggagccctgcgtgtcccagcaggaaaagcagcctTATTGCGCCAGGAGGCGGTCACCCCCCAGGAGGACGGGGGGGTCCCTCCGGGCAGGGAGAGCCCCGCCAaggcgctggggaaggggggcagcCGGCCCGCGCCCTCGAGGAGCGGGGACACCCAGAGGGTCCCTGCAAAGAGCCAGAGCGCAGAGGTGGTCCCGGCTGCGGCGGGGAAAGCCAGGAGCACGGCGGCAGAGGTCTGTCCTGGGGAAACTCGGGCAGATTCCAGGGTTAAGATAGAAGTTTGTCCCTGGGAGGAGAGTGGGAGCGAGCGCTGGGGGCCAGGCAGAGCGCCGGGGAAGGGCGGCAGCGAGGGGGATGGTGGCCACCCTGGCGAAGAGCCGGGCACGGAGAAACCACCAGCAAAAACCCCAGAGCTGCCCAAAGCGGCTTCGGAGAGAGCGGGCAGCGCGGAGGGCAGGACGGCCGAGGTTTGTCCGTGGGAGagcggggaagggggaaggaacgTCAGAGCAGAGATCTGCCCCTGGGACGCGGAGGGGGCTGCGCCGGAGcgagagggggaggaaggggagaggaggcggCTGGGCAAGTGGGTCAGGAGCATCAGACCAAAATCCCTGGGTTTGCTGAGAGCGCAGGAGAGCGGGAGCGGCCCGCAAGCGCCCGGCCGGCCCTGGGGCAGCACCGGCAGCGAGGGACCCCCACCGAAACCCGCTCCCAGAAGCTCCGAGCTGCCAGAAGTGGCCTCGAGGAGCCAGACGAGCCCACGGGCTTCAGTTTGTCCCTGGGAAGTGGCTGGAGCCGACAGCGGTGTGGACGTTTGCCCTTGGGAAAGGGGAACAGCCTTGTCCGATGCAGGAAAATTAGCCGATGGTGACGTTTCCCAAGTGAAAAATGGGATTCCCCCACAGAGAGCAGCCCCGAGGggcaccagagacgcggccccggCTGCAGACATGGGGAGCGACCAGCGAggatcccccagccccggggaaggTGCAGAGCAGCCCGGCATCGGGCTCCTAGCAAAACACCCAGCTCTGCCCAAAACGTCGCCCAAGCAAGCAGGAACCAGCAATAGCAGAAAGGCCAACGTCTGTCcgtgggaagaggaggatgagccGCTTCCTAAAACAGAAATCTGCCCTTGGGAAGAGCCTGCAGCTCCATCGGGAAAGGAGAGACCAAGGCAGGACACGCGTGGGACTTccaaaggggaaaacaaaccaGGACTGGGAGAACTTGAAGACATCAAAGCAAAGCTGGCAGAGGCGGGTGGCCGTCGACCTGAGCGCAGGGACAGCAGGATCTTGGCAAAGTTCGTTAGGAAAAGCCTGGACCGTTCAAAAGCAGAGTTCAAGAAATCCCAGAGCACGGAGAGCATCAAGGAGGAGGTCTGTCCCTGGGAGAGCCTGGGCATGGAGCAGCCACCAAAGAAGCCCCGCGCCAGGAGCCCGGCGCTGCCCAAATCGCCCTCAAAGAAATCCCAGAGTGTGGAGAGCCTGAAGGCGGAGGTCTGTCCTTGGGAGAGTCAGGAGCTGGAATCCACCGATAAAGCAGAAATCTGCCCCTGGGAGGTGGCTGCTCCACCACCAGGTAAAGAGAAATCAAGGCAGGACAAAGATGGTCCATTCGCGGTGAGCAAAGGCCCTTCTAAAAGTCAAGTTGCCCACAAAGAGATTGGAGAGAGCACATCTGGAGATAAGGAGAAATCAAGGGGAGACCGTGAGTCCATCTGCCCCTGGGAGAGCACAGACACAGAGGGCACCTCCACGGGGTACGGCACGAGGAGCCCAGAGCCGCTGAAAGGCACCACTAAGAAGTTGGAGAGCATGGGGAGCACAAAGGCGGAGGTCTGTCCTTGGGAGAGTCAGGAGCTGGAATCCACCGATAAAGCAGAAATCTGTCCCTGGGAGGCAGCGGCACCTCCCGGCCACCAACCAAAGGCAAAGCAGGGTCCAGCGGGGGTTTCGAAGGGGGAGAAGCGCATCACGCGCCAGGCAGCATTAGCCAGCCCGGTGAGatgcctggagcagggcagcagcgggCAAGAGGCCATCTGTCCTTGGGAGAGCCTGGGCACGGAGCAGCCACGAGAGAAGCCCCGCGCCAGGAGCCCAGCGCTGCCCAAATCGCCCTCAAAGAAATCCCAGAGTGTGGAGAGCCTGAAGGCTGAGGTCTGTCCCTGGGAGAGTCAGGAGCTGGAATCCACTGATAAAGCAGAAATCTGCCCCTGGGAGGCGGCTGCTCCACCACCAGGTAAGAAGAAATCAAGGCAGGACAAAGACGGTCCATTCGTGGTGAGCAAAGGCCCTTCTAAAAGTCAAGTTGCCCACAAAGAGATTGGAGAGAGCACATCTGGAGATAAGGAGAAATCAAGGGGAGACCGTGAGTCCGTCTGCCCCTGGGAGAGCACAGACACGGAGGGCACCTCCACGGGGTACGGCACGAGGAGCCCAGAGCCGCTGAAAGGCACCACTAAGAAGTCGGAGAGCACGGGGAGCACAAAGGCGGAGGTCTGTCCTTGGGAGAGTCAGGAGCTGGAATCCACCGATAAAGCAGAAATCTGTCCGTGGGAGGCGGCTGCTCCACCACCCGGTAAAGAGAAATCAAGACAGCACAAAGATGGTTGGTCCATGGGGAGCAGGAGCCCTTCTACAGGTCAAGGCCTCCACAAAGAGATTGGAGAGAGCACATCTGGAGATAAGGAGAAATCAAGGGGAGACCGTGAGTCCATCTGCCCCTGGGAGAGCACAGACACGGAGGGCACCTCCACAGGGTACGGCAAAAAGAGCGCGGAACTGCTGAAAGGCACCACTAAGAAGTCGGAGAGCACGGAGAGAACGAAGGCTGAGGTCTGTCCTTGGGAGAGTCAGGAGCTGGAATCCACCGATAAAGCAGAAATCTGCCCCTGGGAGGCGGCTGCTCCACCACCCGGTAAAGAGAAATCAAGACAGGACAAAGATGGTCCATTCGCGGTGAGCAAAGGCCCTTCTAAAAGTCAAGTTGCCCACAAAGAGATTGGAGAGAGCACATCTGGAGATAAGGAGAAATCAAGGGGAGACCGTGAGTCCATCTGCCCCTGGGAGAGCACAGACACGGAGGGCACCTCCACAGGGTACGGCAAAAAGAGCGCGGAACTGCTGAAAGGCACCACTAAGAAGTCGGAGAGCACGGAGAGAACGAAGGCTGAGGTCTGTCCTTGGGAGAGTCAGGAGCTGGAATCCACCGATAAAGCAGAAATCTGCCCCTGGGAGGCGGCTGCTCCACCACCCGGTAAAGAGAAATCAAGACAGGACAAAGATGGTCCATTCGCGGTGAGCAAAGGCCCTTCTAAAAGTCAAGTTGCCCACAAAGAGATTGGAGAGAGCACATCTGGAGATAAGGCGAAATCAAGGGGAGACCGTGAGTCCGTCTGCCCCTGGGAGAGCACAGACACGGAGGGCACCTCCACGGGGTACAGAGCAAAGAGTCCAGAGCCACTGAAAGGCACCACAAAGAAATTGGAGAACACGGGGAGCACAAAGGCAGAGGTCTGTCCTTGGGAGAGTCAGGAGCTGGAATCCACTGATAAAGCAGAAATCTGTCCCTGGGAGGCGGCTGCTCCACCACCAGGTAAAGAGAAATCAAGACAGGACAAAGATGGTTGGTCCATGGGGAGCAGGAGCCCTTCTACAGGTCAAGGCCTCCACAAAGAGATTGGAGAGAGCACATCTGGAGATAAGGAGAAATCAAGGGGAGACCGTGAGTCCGTCTGCCCCTGGGAGAGCACAGACACAGAGGGCACCTCCACGGGGTACAGAGCAAAGAGTCCAGAGCCACTGAAAGGCACCACGAAGAAATCGGAGAGCACGGGGAGAACGAAGGCTGAGGTCTGTCCTTGGGAGAGCCTGGGCACGGAGGAGCCACCAGAGAAGCCCCGCGCCAGGAGCCCAGCGCTGCCCAAATCACCTTCAAAGAAATCCCAGAGCGTGGAGAGCCTGAAGGCGGAGGTCTGTCCTTGGGAGAGTCAGGAGCTGGAATCCACCGATAAAGCAGAAATCTGTCCCTGGGAGGGTCTGGGCACGGAGGAGCCCACCCTGAAAACCGCAATGGGGAAAGAGCCATCCAAGAAATCTGAGAGCACAGAGAGCAGGAAATCTGATATTTgcccctgggaagcagcagagcccGCTGGCTCGGAGAAGGAAACCTTCAAACCAGGCGCGCACCCACGGGGAGCTGACAGAGCATCCCCCCCAGTGACGGGAACgtcacagccagcagcaggagccagcgCCGTGTCTCCAACAGCCCTGCTGAAACAATTCAAGGGCAGATCCATCGGCACGGCTGAGCACAAGCCCCTGTGCCGCATCCAGCCTGGCATCCAGCCCCCCCGCACACCCAGGGCAGAGCGGGGAGTGAGCTCGGCTCCCGCAGGCgacagcagccccagcctgggcagtAGCATAGCCGAGGTTTGTCCCTGGGAAGCAGAAGAGGCTCCATCTGCATCCGGCGAGACCAGCACCGACACGAGGAAGACCTCCGAGGTGTGTCCGTGGGAGGTGGAGAGCATGGACCTCCCACCCGACCCTccgcaggcagggcagagccgaggCGAGCCCCCAGGACAGAGACCGGGCTGCAAACCCGAGTGA